In Crinalium epipsammum PCC 9333, the following are encoded in one genomic region:
- a CDS encoding DUF5895 domain-containing protein codes for MVSTNGKTTRKKAKVVEVVEDFNLDIDPELMEPGYNQIRRPQLPYGIVINDSPAGIIIPIDQLEKAGWLRMPDEEELTTVEFTEDVTGLLIQNARMLVLGAVPEYIRYKADVEDLAGTMVGLYEDHKSQLDKKTMEVCCEHALVFLDENNRPLHTVAIVVRFKNVALWSFKAAREEYYRQLEKAFADYCEVPYSGKNDKWRSLGVLEVEFKAVKEGEGKNKHFCCKTVSITKPTAENFPTLFLGSPELKGRIWGLHDEIAGFNESTVPALPPAKEPLIEVLPPASKGSQEPKSATAKRQNRQAKVVELVEDDDFEIEDEETELNVDEEENEAEDDDDLDFDDEDESD; via the coding sequence ATGGTTAGCACAAACGGTAAAACAACAAGAAAGAAAGCAAAGGTAGTTGAAGTAGTTGAAGATTTCAATCTAGACATTGACCCTGAACTCATGGAACCAGGATATAACCAAATCCGACGACCACAACTTCCATACGGGATTGTCATTAACGATTCTCCAGCAGGGATCATCATTCCTATCGATCAACTAGAAAAAGCTGGTTGGTTAAGAATGCCCGATGAAGAAGAACTGACAACTGTGGAATTCACAGAAGATGTCACAGGACTTCTGATACAAAATGCTCGGATGTTAGTGCTAGGAGCAGTACCAGAGTATATCCGGTACAAAGCAGATGTTGAAGATCTGGCTGGTACGATGGTGGGACTGTACGAAGACCACAAATCTCAACTGGATAAGAAAACAATGGAAGTGTGCTGCGAACACGCTCTTGTGTTCTTAGACGAAAATAATCGTCCCCTGCACACTGTAGCTATTGTCGTCCGCTTCAAAAACGTGGCGCTCTGGAGTTTCAAAGCAGCACGTGAAGAATACTACCGCCAACTAGAAAAAGCATTTGCTGATTACTGCGAAGTACCTTACTCCGGTAAGAATGATAAGTGGCGCAGCTTGGGCGTACTGGAAGTTGAGTTCAAAGCGGTAAAGGAAGGTGAAGGAAAGAACAAGCACTTCTGCTGCAAAACAGTGAGTATCACCAAACCAACAGCAGAAAACTTCCCAACTTTGTTTCTAGGTTCACCAGAACTAAAAGGAAGAATTTGGGGTTTGCATGACGAAATTGCTGGATTCAACGAATCTACTGTACCAGCATTACCACCTGCAAAAGAACCATTAATTGAGGTTTTACCACCAGCATCTAAAGGTAGTCAAGAACCCAAAAGTGCAACTGCAAAACGCCAAAATCGCCAAGCTAAAGTTGTTGAACTTGTAGAAGATGATGATTTTGAAATTGAAGATGAAGAAACCGAACTAAATGTGGATGAGGAGGAAAATGAAGCAGAAGATGACGACGATCTAGATTTCGACGATGAGGATGAGTCAGACTAA
- a CDS encoding type IV secretory system conjugative DNA transfer family protein, translating to MTFEIKFLLAQPQLPTFIAQTSSPPKQHTGKSSGFKSSIDISGIFKEYNNPEGLTVIGGLIFVVIFLMFLSSSKGKITTGKICGTSERMAATALALSQIKKRKYNQVCLWCGSPRYWWKGKKLKGIISQVQTAMGSMPTIWLPHAERGTLVIGSPGSGKTFSTIDPAVKSAMIQGFPIVLYDKKGDQLALHAPLAARYGYKVHVFAPGEPYSGIINPLDFIKSPEDSVMAGELGQVINRNASSGSSKGDEFFSKAGDMLAKGLLQLVKTYKNPDYHDMALLYALLRLPNLVKRIDHAVQSGQMNPWVATSFVQFLSAKEAEKTISGILTTAAGTFSSFIQADLLQAFIGHSNIPTRLKEKEIVIFKLDDARRSIVGPLLAAAIHLIVVNNFSTKRDTPLVVCLDEFPSIRLDRITQWLNEYRSNGACFILGIQSLQQLYDQYGENQGAAIASACSTHVLFNPGNADTAKKYSDRYGEKEITLKNKSTSQAQGNRTQSESESLQKIPILAVDEIMRFPQGRCVITSPGYKSGQEGFIPYILSIPVPPSDIKIGQESEALWHSHVRPKLEKRVSLFNSEQLTEELNKRLAAAEEMLPLPPELQQGNSAFKPGKTPPPPAARPVSQPIASTATSENEEIDILEEEPPIKVSLRVKTNFNTRT from the coding sequence ATGACTTTTGAAATTAAATTTTTGCTTGCTCAACCTCAATTACCAACTTTCATAGCACAAACTTCTTCTCCACCTAAACAACATACTGGCAAATCTTCTGGGTTTAAATCATCTATTGATATTAGCGGTATTTTTAAAGAATATAATAATCCAGAAGGTCTTACTGTTATTGGTGGTTTAATTTTTGTCGTTATATTTTTAATGTTTTTAAGTTCATCTAAAGGCAAAATTACTACAGGCAAAATTTGCGGCACTTCAGAAAGAATGGCGGCAACAGCTTTAGCTCTTAGTCAAATTAAGAAACGTAAATATAATCAAGTTTGTTTGTGGTGTGGTAGTCCGAGATATTGGTGGAAAGGTAAAAAATTAAAAGGTATAATTTCCCAAGTTCAAACAGCAATGGGTTCTATGCCTACTATCTGGCTACCTCATGCAGAACGTGGCACATTAGTAATTGGTAGTCCTGGGAGTGGTAAAACTTTTTCAACAATTGATCCTGCTGTAAAGAGTGCAATGATACAAGGATTTCCCATTGTTTTATATGATAAAAAGGGAGATCAGTTAGCTTTACACGCTCCACTAGCAGCGCGTTACGGTTACAAAGTTCATGTTTTTGCACCAGGCGAACCTTACTCTGGAATTATTAATCCACTTGACTTTATTAAATCTCCAGAAGATTCGGTAATGGCTGGAGAATTAGGGCAAGTTATTAATAGGAATGCTAGTTCTGGTTCTTCTAAAGGTGATGAATTTTTCTCGAAAGCTGGTGATATGCTAGCTAAGGGATTGTTGCAGCTAGTTAAGACTTATAAAAATCCTGATTACCACGATATGGCACTGTTGTACGCTTTGCTACGCTTGCCAAATTTAGTAAAACGGATTGATCATGCTGTACAAAGCGGACAAATGAATCCGTGGGTTGCTACCAGTTTCGTACAGTTCTTAAGTGCGAAAGAAGCTGAGAAAACTATCTCAGGTATTTTAACTACTGCTGCTGGTACTTTTAGTAGCTTTATCCAGGCTGATTTGTTGCAAGCTTTTATAGGGCATTCTAATATTCCTACCCGGTTAAAAGAGAAAGAAATTGTTATTTTTAAATTAGATGATGCCAGAAGAAGTATCGTTGGTCCATTATTAGCAGCCGCTATTCATCTAATTGTTGTTAATAATTTTAGTACAAAACGAGATACACCATTAGTTGTTTGTCTTGATGAATTTCCTAGCATAAGGTTGGACAGAATAACTCAATGGCTAAACGAATATCGTTCTAATGGTGCTTGTTTTATATTAGGAATTCAGAGCTTACAACAATTATACGATCAGTACGGAGAAAATCAAGGTGCTGCGATCGCATCAGCTTGTAGCACTCATGTTTTATTTAATCCTGGTAATGCTGATACTGCTAAGAAGTACTCAGATCGTTATGGTGAGAAAGAAATTACTTTAAAAAATAAATCTACTAGCCAAGCTCAAGGAAATCGTACACAAAGTGAAAGTGAATCACTTCAAAAAATTCCTATTTTAGCTGTTGATGAAATTATGAGATTTCCACAAGGTAGATGTGTCATTACTAGCCCTGGCTACAAATCGGGTCAAGAAGGCTTCATACCCTATATCCTCAGTATCCCTGTCCCGCCCTCAGATATTAAGATAGGGCAGGAATCAGAGGCTTTATGGCATTCTCACGTTCGTCCAAAATTAGAAAAGCGTGTGTCACTCTTCAATTCTGAGCAGTTGACCGAAGAATTAAACAAACGGTTGGCGGCGGCGGAAGAAATGTTGCCACTCCCTCCTGAATTGCAACAAGGTAATTCTGCGTTTAAGCCAGGGAAAACTCCACCTCCACCTGCTGCTAGACCTGTATCTCAACCTATTGCTTCTACTGCAACTTCTGAAAACGAAGAAATTGATATTCTTGAGGAAGAGCCGCCAATAAAAGTTTCGCTTCGAGTTAAGACTAATTTCAATACTCGTACATAA
- a CDS encoding DUF6399 domain-containing protein: MNVRQRCFDISQACWNHGQKSLRKIAQVTQISKSSVHRHQQAMKRRDLHPESYLWEIPEAYQWLRLLVFATLYIFGIQQGVGCEAISRFFHILRLQNVIGVSPSSLRRIEAQMREQILNYQVQMQQQLENHSAPIEVRAGADETFFPEVVLVLMDLVSGYIILEDYSTDRQYLTWSQKAKSALNNLGTTVIVKSLVSDRASALIQLAVHMGCLSIPDLFHAMRGISRVIGCRFGNRLNQIKKQLRTLHNQALNYSGHSQSIPKKLAQKIAVLQEQYNFLLTGKLAYHNILHQITCAVHPFAIDGSGFQTTVDVATILYQQLPQLATLGYTYQIPKLETAISTFSGQVSAIAAGINLWWQSVEESLQLEQVSPDLSNWLLGYFLPHFYWLSVIKQTKNPALKEIYTQVSRHYSSHLLEHPLTSKVSKNEWIHWRSWAEQMSAQFQRSSSAIEGRNGYLSRIHHCGRGISSKHLQVLTVIHNFDIQRADKTTAAQRLFNQEFPALFDWVISQMGDLPLPRKSYQII, translated from the coding sequence ATGAATGTGCGACAGCGTTGCTTTGATATTTCCCAAGCTTGTTGGAATCACGGTCAAAAGTCTCTCCGTAAGATAGCACAGGTTACACAAATTTCTAAAAGTAGTGTACATCGGCATCAACAAGCCATGAAGCGACGTGACCTACATCCAGAATCATATCTATGGGAGATACCAGAAGCTTATCAATGGTTGCGGCTATTAGTGTTTGCTACCCTCTATATTTTTGGGATTCAACAAGGGGTTGGTTGCGAAGCAATTTCTCGTTTTTTTCATATTCTACGATTGCAGAATGTCATCGGAGTTTCTCCCAGTAGCTTGCGCCGTATTGAAGCTCAGATGAGAGAGCAAATTCTCAACTACCAGGTACAGATGCAACAACAGTTGGAAAACCATTCAGCGCCGATTGAAGTCCGTGCGGGGGCTGACGAAACGTTCTTTCCTGAAGTTGTACTGGTATTGATGGATTTGGTTTCCGGCTACATTATTTTAGAAGATTATAGTACCGACCGCCAGTACCTCACTTGGAGCCAAAAAGCTAAGAGTGCGCTCAACAATTTGGGTACGACGGTGATAGTTAAATCTCTGGTCAGTGACCGCGCGAGTGCTTTAATTCAGTTGGCTGTGCATATGGGTTGTCTTTCCATCCCTGACCTGTTTCATGCCATGCGGGGTATTTCCAGAGTAATCGGTTGCCGTTTTGGTAACCGATTAAATCAAATTAAGAAACAGTTACGTACCCTACATAATCAAGCTTTAAACTACTCAGGACATAGCCAATCTATCCCTAAAAAACTAGCACAAAAAATTGCTGTTCTACAAGAGCAATATAACTTTTTATTAACTGGCAAGCTGGCTTACCACAATATATTGCATCAAATTACTTGTGCCGTTCATCCTTTTGCTATTGATGGTAGTGGGTTTCAAACTACAGTCGATGTCGCCACCATTCTTTATCAACAATTACCCCAGTTAGCGACGTTAGGATATACTTACCAAATTCCCAAGTTAGAAACAGCTATATCAACATTTAGCGGTCAAGTTAGTGCGATTGCTGCTGGAATTAACCTGTGGTGGCAATCTGTAGAAGAAAGTTTGCAGTTAGAGCAAGTTTCTCCCGACCTATCTAATTGGTTACTTGGTTATTTTTTACCCCATTTTTATTGGCTCTCAGTCATTAAACAAACTAAAAACCCTGCTTTAAAGGAAATTTATACTCAGGTATCAAGGCATTATTCAAGCCACTTATTGGAACATCCCTTAACCAGTAAAGTCTCTAAGAATGAATGGATACACTGGCGTTCTTGGGCGGAGCAAATGTCGGCTCAATTTCAACGTAGCTCTTCTGCCATTGAGGGACGCAATGGTTATTTATCTCGTATACATCATTGTGGACGCGGAATTTCTTCAAAGCATTTACAGGTGTTGACTGTTATTCATAACTTTGATATCCAACGAGCCGATAAGACCACAGCAGCACAACGTTTATTCAATCAAGAATTTCCCGCTTTATTTGATTGGGTAATCTCACAGATGGGTGACTTACCTTTACCCCGTAAATCTTACCAAATCATCTAG
- a CDS encoding METTL5 family protein, protein MNSYDPNLTIPVLYQKVLRELPFSWFPTPPKLMSYMLKLAAIKDGIDALDPTAGCGCLAEGMQSCGAKVDVIEINQSLRQLLYQKGFNLVGSDFFRAEPIKQYQLILANPPFSSPTEKGIDTEIIMRAYKLFLQPGGRLISVVSASMNIKNCPKAQNFRSFLKATNARVIELPLEIFWGSSRQVTVETSLVIINKKKLKIANY, encoded by the coding sequence ATGAATAGCTACGATCCTAATTTAACAATCCCAGTTTTGTACCAAAAAGTACTGCGAGAGCTACCTTTTTCCTGGTTTCCTACTCCGCCAAAATTGATGAGCTATATGTTAAAACTAGCTGCAATTAAAGATGGGATTGATGCACTAGACCCAACTGCTGGTTGTGGATGTTTAGCAGAAGGAATGCAATCATGCGGTGCAAAAGTAGATGTAATCGAGATCAATCAATCGCTAAGACAACTGCTTTATCAAAAAGGTTTCAACCTTGTAGGGAGTGATTTCTTTAGGGCTGAACCAATAAAACAATATCAGCTGATCTTAGCTAATCCCCCGTTCAGCAGCCCAACAGAAAAAGGGATTGACACAGAAATTATCATGAGAGCTTACAAATTATTCCTGCAACCTGGAGGGCGGTTGATTAGCGTAGTTTCGGCATCAATGAATATTAAAAACTGCCCAAAAGCACAAAATTTTAGGTCATTTTTAAAAGCTACTAATGCTAGAGTAATTGAATTACCACTAGAGATTTTCTGGGGCAGTAGTAGACAAGTTACGGTCGAAACTAGCTTAGTAATAATTAACAAAAAGAAATTAAAAATTGCCAACTATTAA